The Vidua macroura isolate BioBank_ID:100142 chromosome 27, ASM2450914v1, whole genome shotgun sequence genome includes a window with the following:
- the ZNF385C gene encoding zinc finger protein 385C isoform X3 — MLQTAAEPGDWAGPSGHSSPLLASLPIPGRPLHPPLDIKHFLTFRLNGTSPLNLFPNFNTMDPVQKAVISHTFGVPAPLKKKQFISCNICHLRFNSANQAEAHYKGHKHARRLKAIEAMKNKQKVVGAAVGTPGQDSTAELAPSPVGSGELGSTADASSPQESEGEGSSLGLVPSTEESPVELPGSVAPLGSPPASELSEGTSDATSVASSSAQAAEAQAAESGSSISSAPESEKEGKKSKQHLYCPTCKVTVNSLSQLEAHNTGAKHKSMLEGHGTQLRRGRGKLLSRAGHKSKRIGNKGSINIQNKAFHCQVCEIYVNSETQLKQHMSSRRHKDRLAGKPPKPKYSPYNKLQKNAALAVSILKSKLALQKHLTKTLATRFLPSPLTAAAVCAMPGPLALRPAAATTLFQAPILGPALFRTPPAHVRPTPGPIVFAPY, encoded by the exons gtccctctggaCACAGCAGCCCCCTCTTAGCATCATTGCCCATCCCTGGCCGGCCTCTTCATCCCCCCTTGGACATCAAGCACTTTCTGACCTTCAGGCTCAACGGGACATCACCGCTCAACCTCTTCCCCAACTTCAACACG atGGACCCGGTGCAGAAGGCGGTGATCAGCCACACCTTCGGTGTGCCGGCCCCGCTCAAGAAGAAGCAGTTCATCTCCTGCAACATCTGCCACCTGCGCTTCAACTCTGCC AACCAGGCTGAAGCCCACTACAAGGGCCACAAGCACGCGCGGAGGCTGAAGGCCATCGAGGCCATGAAGAACAAGCAGAAGGTGGTGGGGGCTGCAGTGGGGACCCCTGGCCAGGACAGCACGGCCGAGCTggcccccagccctgtgggcagtggggagctgggcagcacag CTGATGCCAGTAGCCCACAGGAGTCGGAGGGTgagggcagcagcctggggctggtgCCCAGCACTGAGGAATCACCCGTGGAGCTGCCAGGCAGCGTTGCCCCGCTGGGCTCCCCGCCGGCCTCCGAGCTGTCGGAGGGCACCTCGGATGCCACCAGCGTGGCCTCCTCGTCTGCCCAGGCAGctgaggcacaggcagcagagtcAGGCAGCAGCATCAGCTCAGCCCCTGAGAGtgagaaagaggggaaaaagagcaAACAGCACCTGTATTGTCCCACCTGCAAAGTGACCGTCaactccctgtcccagctggaggCTCACAACACTG GCGCCAAGCACAAGTCAATGCTGGAAGGTCACGGCACCCAACTGCGGCGAGGCCGGGGCAAGCTGCTCTCCCGGGCAGGGCACAAGTCCAAGCGGATCGGGAACAAGGGCAGCATCAACATCCAGAATAAGGCATTTCACTGCCAAGTGTGCGAGATCTACGTCAACTCCGAGACCCAGCTCAAGCAG CACATGAGCAGCCGGAGGCACAAAGACAGGCTGGCAGGGAAGCCACCCAAGCCCAAGTACAGCCCCTACAACAAGCTGCAGAAGAATGCTGCCCTCGCAGTGAGTATTCTCAAG tcCAAGTTGGCTTTGCAGAAGCACCTCACCAAAACCCTGGCAACCCGTTTCCTGCCGAGCCCGCTCACCGCCGCCGCTGTCTGCGCCATGCCTGGACCCCTTGCCTTGCgaccagcagctgccaccaccctgtTCCAAGCCCCGATCCTCGGACCAGCCCTTTTCCGAACGCCGCCGGCCCATGTCCGCCCCACGCCGGGTCCCATTGTCTTCGCACCCTACTAG
- the C27H17orf113 gene encoding uncharacterized protein C17orf113 homolog, protein MVPPGKKPAGETSNSNKKCKRYFNEHWKEEFTWLEFDYERKLMFCIECRQALVKNKHGKAENAFTVGTDNFQRHALLRHVTSGAHRQALAVNREQLAFETRVHGHPELRSVIKVEVNPAKVAVLTTVYWMAKEEIPDEKCSSLLNFQKFNLCQALLASEHSEHYHPGSVREMQAAIAKVLHNEDRHRIKASPFIGLVVDETVDVLEHRSLAMFTTTVSPCNGQTSTTFLGSFELPAGEASTVAGKVGEVMRSFGIPTMKLTWLSAGSASLVAEWLSGVGTALTSLCPLLTEVHCLSHGTSLLLAESISTIEYLQKYETTVDAVYRLYSSFQGEGDSLQELRRVLDLCEIDLGSPKAIHWTSIFPAVEAIDSSWPTLVLLLEREAERSPVARGLCEELKKFQFVAFTKILLDVLPIFQKLSRFFQIEDFDLSILKPIVSATATTLQAQQSTSGQNLREFLSEMNKHPQDGREGESRLYYKGVELANCSQVHLKHFEHLKDSYLERVRGNLLDRFPSSVLEAISSFSAIFNPKCYPQSLEDIGSYGVSELNFLLQVYSRVVVSERALSDFPLFKRIVFSLSQLSFKDLCVKLVYSSSEMHELFPDFAVLAAIALALPLGSALAEKISRGRELLKRGRLRLAKDEGLSDLMKIAIDGPAISEFNFALAIEYYESMRESGFIVAQVK, encoded by the exons ATGGTGCCTCCAGGGAAAAAGCCAGCTGGGGAAACTTCCAATTCCAATAAAAAGTGTAAACGCTATTTCAATGAGCACTGGAAGGAAGAATTTACCTGGCTGGAGTTTGACTATGAGAGGAAACTCATGTTTTGCATAGAGTGTCGGCAGGCACTGGTGAAGAACAAGCACGGTAAAGCGGAAAACGCCTTTACCGTGGGCACGGACAACTTCCAGCGCCACGCGCTGCTGCGGCACGTCACCTCCGGCGCGCACCGCCAGGCGCTGGCGGTGAACCGGGAGCAGCTGGCCTTCGAGACCCGCGTCCACGGCCACCCCGAGCTGCGCTCGGTCATCAAGGTGGAGGTGAACCCGGCGAAGGTGGCCGTCCTCACCACCGTCTACTGGATGGCCAAGGAAGAGATCCCGGATGAGAAGTGCTCCTCCCTGCTCAACTTCCAGAAGTTCAACCTGTGCCAGGCGCTGCTGGCCTCGGAGCACAGCGAGCACTACCACCCTGGCAGCGTCAGGGAGATGCAG GCAGCCATTGCCAAAGTCCTCCACAACGAGGACAGGCACAGGATCAAAGCCTCGCCGTTCATTGGGCTGGTGGTGGACGAGACGGTGGACGTCCTGGAGCACCGCAGCCTCGCCATGTTCACCACCACTGTCTCCCCCTGCAACGGGCAGAcctccaccaccttcctgggcagcttCGAGCTGCCTGCCGGGGAGGCCTCCACTGTGGCAGGCAAGGTGGGTGAGGTGATGCGCTCCTTCGGCATCCCCACCATGAAGCTCACCTGGCTCAGCGCTGGCAGTGCCTCACTGGTGGCCGAGTGGCTGAGCGGGGTGGGGACGGCGCTGACCTCGCTCTGCCCGCTCCTCACTGAGGTGCACTGCCTGTCCCatggcacctccctgctgctggccgaGAGCATCAGCACCATTGAATACCTCCAGAAGTATGAGACCACCGTGGATGCCGTGTATAGGCTCTACTCCAGCTTCCAGGGAGAAGGCGATAGCCTGCAGGAGCTGCGGAGAGTCCTGGACCTCTGTGAGATAGACCTCGGGAGCCCCAAAGCCATCCACTGGACTTCTATCTTCCCAGCTGTAGAAGCCATCGACTCCTCGTGGCCCacactggtgctgctgctggagagggaggCGGAGCGCTCACCCGTGGCCCGTGGCCTCTGCGAAGAGCTCAAGAAATTCCAGTTTGTGGCCTTCACCAAGATCCTCCTGGATGTTCTCCCCATCTTCCAGAAGCTCAGTCGCTTCTTCCAGATCGAGGACTTTGACCTCTCCATCTTGAAGCCCATAGTCTCAGCCACAGCCACCACTCTGCAGGCCCAGCAGAGCACCAGTGGCCAGAACCTCCGGGAGTTCCTCAGCGAGATGAACAAGCACCCGCAGGACGGCCGGGAGGGCGAGAGCCGCCTCTACTACAAGGGTGTTGAGCTGGCCAACTGCTCCCAGGTGCACCTGAAACACTTTGAGCACCTGAAGGACAGCTACCTGGAGAGGGTGCGGGGCAACCTGCTGGACAGGTTCCCCAGCAGCGTCCTGGAGGCCATCAGCTCCTTCTCTGCCATCTTCAACCCCAAGTGCTACCCCCAGTCTCTGGAGGACATTGGCAGCTATGGGGTCAGCGAGCTGAatttcctgctgcaggtgtACTCACGCGTGGTGGTGAGCGAGAGGGCCCTGAGCGACTTTCCCCTCTTCAAGCGCATCGTCTTCAGCCTCAGCCAGCTCTCCTTCAAGGACCTCTGTGTCAAGCTGGTCTACAGCAGCTCTGAGATGCATGAACTCTTCCCAGACTTCGCTGTCCTGGCAGCTATTGCCCTGGCCTTGCCGCTGGGCTCGGCCCTTGCCGAGAAGATCAGCCGGGGCCGCGAGCTGCTGAAGCGCGGCCGGTTGCGCCTTGCGAAGGACGAGGGGCTCTCTGACCTCATGAAGATCGCCATCGACGGGCCAGCCATCAGCGAGTTTAACTTTGCGTTGGCCATCGAGTACTATGAGAGCATGAGGGAGTCTGGCTTCATCGTGGCACAGGTGAAGTGA
- the NKIRAS2 gene encoding NF-kappa-B inhibitor-interacting Ras-like protein 2, which translates to MWSVSAGVAGRSGPGRAGPKHRPGAGSAQRARRGSSPRCARARPRQRSQCPLPAPAGSEMIETQEDIYVGSIETDRGVREQVRFYDTRGLRDGLELPKHCFSCTDGYVLVYSTDSKESFKRVELLKKEIDKSKDKKEVTIVVLGNKCDLQEQRRVDHDAAQHWAKGEKVKLWEVSVADRRTLIEPFIYLASKMTQPQSKSAFPLSRKNKGSGSMDG; encoded by the exons ATGTGGTCGGTGAGTGCGGGGGTAGCGGGCAGGTCgggcccgggcagggctggccccaAACACCGGCCGGGCGCGGGGAGCGCACAGCGCGCCCGGCGGGGCAGCTCCCCGcgctgtgccagggccaggcCCCGGCAGCGTTCCCAGTGTCCGCTGCCCGCCCCGGCAGGCTCGGAGATGATCGAGACCCAGGAGGACATTTACGTGGGCTCCATCGAGACGGACCGGGGCGTGCGGGAGCAGGTGCGCTTCTACGACACGCGGGGACTGCGGGAcgggctggagctgcccaagCACTGCTTCTCCTGCACCGACGGCTACGTGCTGGTCTACAGCACCGACAGCAAGGAGTCCTTCAAGCGTGTCGAGCTGCTCAAGAAGGAGATCGACAAGTCCAAGGACAAGAAGGAG GTCACCATTGTGGTTTTGGGCAACAAGTGTGACCTGCAGGAGCAGCGGCGGGTGGACCACGATGCAGCCCAGCACTGGGCCAAGGGCGAGAAGGTGAAGCTGTGGGAGGTGTCCGTGGCTGACCGGCGCACGCTGATCGAGCCCTTCATCTACCTGGCCAGCAAGATGACACAGCCACAGAGCAAGTCTGCGTTTCCCCTGAGCCGCAAGAACAAGGGCAGCGGATCCATGGACGGATGA
- the ZNF385C gene encoding zinc finger protein 385C isoform X4: MLLGPSGHSSPLLASLPIPGRPLHPPLDIKHFLTFRLNGTSPLNLFPNFNTMDPVQKAVISHTFGVPAPLKKKQFISCNICHLRFNSANQAEAHYKGHKHARRLKAIEAMKNKQKVVGAAVGTPGQDSTAELAPSPVGSGELGSTADASSPQESEGEGSSLGLVPSTEESPVELPGSVAPLGSPPASELSEGTSDATSVASSSAQAAEAQAAESGSSISSAPESEKEGKKSKQHLYCPTCKVTVNSLSQLEAHNTGAKHKSMLEGHGTQLRRGRGKLLSRAGHKSKRIGNKGSINIQNKAFHCQVCEIYVNSETQLKQHMSSRRHKDRLAGKPPKPKYSPYNKLQKNAALAVSILKSKLALQKHLTKTLATRFLPSPLTAAAVCAMPGPLALRPAAATTLFQAPILGPALFRTPPAHVRPTPGPIVFAPY; the protein is encoded by the exons gtccctctggaCACAGCAGCCCCCTCTTAGCATCATTGCCCATCCCTGGCCGGCCTCTTCATCCCCCCTTGGACATCAAGCACTTTCTGACCTTCAGGCTCAACGGGACATCACCGCTCAACCTCTTCCCCAACTTCAACACG atGGACCCGGTGCAGAAGGCGGTGATCAGCCACACCTTCGGTGTGCCGGCCCCGCTCAAGAAGAAGCAGTTCATCTCCTGCAACATCTGCCACCTGCGCTTCAACTCTGCC AACCAGGCTGAAGCCCACTACAAGGGCCACAAGCACGCGCGGAGGCTGAAGGCCATCGAGGCCATGAAGAACAAGCAGAAGGTGGTGGGGGCTGCAGTGGGGACCCCTGGCCAGGACAGCACGGCCGAGCTggcccccagccctgtgggcagtggggagctgggcagcacag CTGATGCCAGTAGCCCACAGGAGTCGGAGGGTgagggcagcagcctggggctggtgCCCAGCACTGAGGAATCACCCGTGGAGCTGCCAGGCAGCGTTGCCCCGCTGGGCTCCCCGCCGGCCTCCGAGCTGTCGGAGGGCACCTCGGATGCCACCAGCGTGGCCTCCTCGTCTGCCCAGGCAGctgaggcacaggcagcagagtcAGGCAGCAGCATCAGCTCAGCCCCTGAGAGtgagaaagaggggaaaaagagcaAACAGCACCTGTATTGTCCCACCTGCAAAGTGACCGTCaactccctgtcccagctggaggCTCACAACACTG GCGCCAAGCACAAGTCAATGCTGGAAGGTCACGGCACCCAACTGCGGCGAGGCCGGGGCAAGCTGCTCTCCCGGGCAGGGCACAAGTCCAAGCGGATCGGGAACAAGGGCAGCATCAACATCCAGAATAAGGCATTTCACTGCCAAGTGTGCGAGATCTACGTCAACTCCGAGACCCAGCTCAAGCAG CACATGAGCAGCCGGAGGCACAAAGACAGGCTGGCAGGGAAGCCACCCAAGCCCAAGTACAGCCCCTACAACAAGCTGCAGAAGAATGCTGCCCTCGCAGTGAGTATTCTCAAG tcCAAGTTGGCTTTGCAGAAGCACCTCACCAAAACCCTGGCAACCCGTTTCCTGCCGAGCCCGCTCACCGCCGCCGCTGTCTGCGCCATGCCTGGACCCCTTGCCTTGCgaccagcagctgccaccaccctgtTCCAAGCCCCGATCCTCGGACCAGCCCTTTTCCGAACGCCGCCGGCCCATGTCCGCCCCACGCCGGGTCCCATTGTCTTCGCACCCTACTAG